The proteins below are encoded in one region of Pygocentrus nattereri isolate fPygNat1 chromosome 13, fPygNat1.pri, whole genome shotgun sequence:
- the tut1 gene encoding speckle targeted PIP5K1A-regulated poly(A) polymerase: METGEDIKATPKGFYCKLCEIHTPNQWSLDDHVKGKKHQHLCRLRAKRKAQVKNSVFVSGFKPATSSTELSEYFKQFGPVSEVIMDKEKGVYAIVEFSEVDSTQTALAQLEHRMDGLKLRVKPRERKEFKLATKGKHDPKKPQISLERLNYELCQAASVNEQMQKMVESFQLSENDRTARELLVQLLQEVFTEFLPDCQIVPFGSSVNTFGVQSCDLDLILDLEHTKAFQARGKKFEQTEENQSEDTRSEDSILSDVDLATATPAEILELVAAILRKCVPGVHKVQSLSTARLPLVKFNYRELNLEGDITINNRLAVRNTRFLQLCSGLDCRVRPLVYTVRFWAKQKQLAGNPFGGGPLLNNYALTLMVIFYLQNVNPPVLPSVEQLRNMACEEEQCVIDGWDCTFPSQPFTVPPSKNTDDLCTLLFGFFTFYSKFDFPGSVVSLREGRTLPITDFLSRDEEMPDTPQGSEPKQRNTAHPRLGPVNILDPFELHHNVAGNLSERTHRNLHRECCQAEKYCRSLQYRNKSSKGKSWGLVRLFTPRVEGCPRSQDGKEKSLEISIPFRASILPESLRRELGSAGDTFRVLWFSKLCTAVGAVFKDILKCTPPEEPTISQAQTKTGEDEEVNNNESVKQVITHPGVKRPLPAEESPSSSSSPQGKRQRLDPSAEHPEKACWSWAQRHQVWAGRRKVRRDLLKKSDEASKPEGGCSSIESRVTQCIIEKEVDPKDLLEFRVDAVVVGGGESTKAVLKFTPNNDLQGHFQDFFHFLESFLPKMVETLLAKQE; encoded by the exons ATGGAGACCGGTGAAGACATTAAAGCCACGCCGAAGGGCTTTTATTGCAAGCTGTGTGAGATTCACACGCCCAACC AGTGGAGTCTTGACGACCATGTGAAAGGGAAGAAACACCAGCACCTTTGCAGACTGAGGGCCAAGAGGAAGGCTCAGGTGAAGAACAGCGTCTTTGTCAGTGGCTTTAAACCAGCCACATCCAGCACGGAGCTATCTGAGTACTTTAAGCAGTTCGGACCAGTGTCTGAAGTCATCATGGACAAGGAGAAG GGTGTGTACGCCATAGTCGAGTTCAGTGAGGTGGACAGCACACAGACTGCACTGGCTCAGCTGGAGCacaggatggatggattgaaGCTCCGTGTGAAGCCCAGGGAGAGGAAAGAGTTCAAGCTGGCCACCAAAGGAAAGCATGATCCCAAGAAACCCCAGATCAGTCTGGAGAGGCTCAACTACGAGTTGTGCCAAGCTGCCTCT GTAAATGAGCAGATGCAGAAAATGGTGGAGAGTTTCCAGCTGAGTGAAAATGACCGGACAGCCAGAGAGCTCCTCGTCCAGCTGCTGCAGGAAGTCTTCACAGAGTTCCTGCCAG ACTGCCAGATTGTACCTTTTGGCTCCTCTGTGAACACATTTGGTGTCCAGTCATGTGACCTGGATCTGATCTTGGACCTGGAACACACCAAAGCCTTCCAGGCTCGGGGAAAGAAATTTGAGCAG ACAGAAGAAAATCAGTCCGAGGACACCCGCTCTGAAGACTCCATCCTCTCAGACGTTGACCTCGCCACGGCCACCCCAGCCGAGATTTTAGAGCTGGTAGCGGCTATTCTGCGGAAGTGCGTACCTGGGGTGCACAAGGTCCAGTCGCTGAGCACTGCCCGGCTTCCTCTGGTTAAATTCAACTACCGTGAGCTGAACCTAGAGGGCGAcatcaccatcaacaacag ACTGGCGGTCAGAAATACCCGGTTCCTTCAGCTCTGTTCTGGGCTGGACTGTAGAGTTCGACCACTGGTCTACACTGTGCGATTCTGGGCCAAACAGAAACAGCTAGCAG GAAATCCATTTGGCGGTGGGCCATTGTTAAATAACTATGCACTGACGCTGATGGTCATTTTCTACCTGCAGAATGTAAACCCACCTGTGCTGCCCTCCGTGGAGCAACTCCGGAACATGGCAT GTGAGGAGGAGCAATGTGTGATCGACGGTTGGGACTGCACCTTTCCTAGTCAGCCCTTCACCGTCCCGCCAAGTAAAAACACAGATGATCTCT GCACTTTGCTTTTTGGTTTCTTTACTTTCTACTCCAAGTTCGACTTCCCTGGCTCAGTGGTGTCTCTGAGAGAGGGTCGCACTCTGCCCATCACAGACTTCCTCAGCAGGGACGAGGAGATGCCAGACACTCCGCAGGGTTCCGAACCCAAACAGAGAAATACCGCTCATCCCAGACTGGGCCCTGTAAACATCCTTGACCCGTTTGAGCTCCACCACAATGTGGCAGGGAACTTGAGTGAGCGGACGCACAGAAACCTCCACAGAGAGTGCTGCCAAGCTGAGAAGTACTGCCGCAGCCTGCAGTATCGCAACAAGTCTTCCAAGGGCAAGTCCTGGGGCCTGGTGCGGTTGTTCACCCCTCGTGTTGAGGGCTGCCCTCGATCCCAGGATGGCAAGGAGAAGTCTCTGGAGATTAGCATCCCCTTTCGGGCCTCCATTCTGCCAGAATCCCTGCGGAGAGAGCTGGGCTCAGCTGGAGACACTTTCCGGGTCCTTTGGTTTTCAAAACTGTGTACCGCAGTTGGGGCTGtgtttaaagacattttgaagTGTACACCTCCAGAGGAGCCTACAATTAGCCAAGCTCAAACAAAGActggagaagatgaagaagtGAACAATAATGAGAGTGTAAAACAAGTTATAACCCACCCCGGGGTAAAGCGGCCTTTGCCTGCCGAGGAAAGCccatcctcctcttcctccccaCAGGGAAAGAGGCAAAGGCTGGATCCTTCTGCAGAACACCCAGAGAAGGCTTGCTGGAGCTGGGCTCAGAGACACCAAGTGTGGGCCGGCCGCAGGAAGGTCCGGAGAGATTTGCTGAAAAAGAGCGATGAGGCCTCCAAACCCGAAGGTGGCTGCAGCAGCATTGAGAGCAGGGTAACGCAGTGCATCATTGAGAAAGAGGTAGACCCCAAGGATCTGCTCGAGTTCAGGGTGGATGCGGTGGTTGTGGGTGGGGGAGAAAGCACAAAGGCAGTGCTCAAGTTCACCCCCAACAATGACCTTCAGGGACATTTTCAAGACTTCTTCCACTTCCTTGAATCTTTTCTGCCTAAAATGGTAGAGACATTGCTAGCAAAGcaagaataa